The Halostagnicola larsenii XH-48 DNA segment CAGACGCCAGCATCGAACTGGACCGCGTCGTTCCGACGAACGATGCTGTCATACCGTACTTCTGGGTTCACTCGGAGAACATCGGTGAACTCACGGCTGATCCGAGCGATGATGAAGCTGTTGATGAGTTTAGGGTAATAGATGAGTTAGAAGAGCAAATGTTCGTCCGGATCGAGTGGAACCTCAACCACGAAAGTGTTCTAACCGCCATCGTCAACACCGACGTCACGCTCCTTTTTGGACTGGGAGATGCGGAGAATTGGACGTTCGAAGTCAGGAGTAGCGATCAGAAGAAGGTCTCCGAATTCCAATCGTACTGTCGGGCAAACGAGATACCCATCGAACTCACTCAACTCCACGCGCTCTCACCGCTCAAGTCAGACCGGGAATTCGATTTGACCGAGGGCCAACGGACAACGCTGGTGCTCGCCTACTCCCGCGGGTATTTCAACTCGCCCCGAGATGCCACCCAAGACGATATCGCCGATGAACTCGAGATCACTCGACAGGCGGTTTCATCGCGTTTACAGCGCGGTCTTCGACGGCTCGTCGCGAGCACGCTTGTAACGACCCAGGAGTGACCGGCATCGATACCACTTAAAAGTGTATTGCGTAAGCAAAACCTACTGTCATCCAAATGGAGACCCTCTGTTCTGGTGATGGAATCCACCCAAGAATCAGTCGGTGCCATCGAGATTGTGGACTCGATGAACGATATCGAGTTCGATGCAGACGAGGACGCGTTCCGAGCGGAGTACGACAGCAGGCGCGATCAACCAAGTCTCGCAGTCGTTGCGATGGTGGCCGCAATCGACGACAGAGATCCTATTGAGCTCTCCCCACTCCATTTTGTGATTGATATGGAGGCACTTGACGACCTGTTCTCAGAGACAGCCACCGACGGGATGAGGAGTGGCTGTCTCTCTTTTTCGTATGAGGGGTTTGACGTGACCGTGTTTAGCGAGGGAACAATCGAGGTCAGCCCGATAACGAACGCGTAATCGGGAGTATGGCAATGGCTGAACGAATATCTGAGCCCAGTACACAGTTTACGAATGTGCTTCGAGAGCAAAAGGAGCGAGTGATAGCTGCCTTGTTGGACGATAAAACAATCCCTGCAACCCCGATTCTTCGGGACGAAGAAATCCTTCGCCCTATGGAGTACGTTACCCTCGTCTACGAACTCCATCACGTTCATCTTCTCGAGTTAGAAGCTGACGGGTTTGTTACGTTCGATCGGAATGCGGATGTGGTCCGAAGAGGAAGTGATTTTGATACGCTAGATACAAAATCCATCTGTGAAATAATGCAATAAGCTTCGTCTCAATTGTTCAGCGCGTGATTTCACGTCCATACGATCATCAAGCAAAAATCTTCGTGATATTCCCCTAACATTCTCTCTCATTCCTTCCACCGAGAAATAGTTTGATCTACTAACAGAATTCAAGCCGAAAATTCAAGTCTCCCGGTGGCGGACACCTGCTATTGACTTCTAATTCCCCATCCCCCGAATGGGACTTTGAGACCCTCGTTCAGGCCGCAAATGCTGGAATTATCGCCATCTCTTCTGACGCAACGATCCAGTTCGCAAACCCACACGTAGAAGACATATTTGGGTATTCCCCAGACGAGATTCTTGGGGAGCCATTCAGCATGTTGCTGTCTGATACTGACGACGAAACTGATCATCGCGGGATTGACACGCATCTGTCTGATTCAACTGTAGAACAGACCACAGCCAGCGTGCGACTCCACGGTCGCCACCGTGATGGTCACGAACTCTCATTAGACGTTATTTTCACCGAGTTCGAAAAAGACGGGAGCCAGTACATGTCTGCGATAATCCGTGATAGGACTGACCAGCAATCTCCAGAAAGGCAGCTTGAAGCCTTGAATCGTCTCTCACAAGAGCATGCAGCCGCTGACTCTTCTCACAGTATTTGTGACTCAACCGTTGAGACAGCCGATGTACTATTCGAGTACCCGATTGCAGCAGTCGAATTATACGATGACGAGGCAGGTCGCCTCGAACCGTGCTCCTGGACACCGACAGTAGAAAACCTCACTACTGACGGGCGATTGTTCAGCGGTGACCAATCACCGACCTGGGCTGCGTTTGCCCAGCAAGAAATGGAGGTGATCCCGGACGTATCCGCACGTGATGATATTGATATGGCGAACACACCGCTTCGAGCCGCACTCATCCTTCCTATCGATTCATACGGCGTCTTCATAGTCGGCGCGACCGACGCTCACGCGTTCAGCGAGTCAGACGTTTCACTGTTGAATCTCCTCGTCTCAAACACCTACGCGGCACTCGAACGTATTACCCGCGAATCCGATCTCGAAGACCAGAAGGAACAACTTGAAGAACAGACGCAATCATTGGACCGTGTTCAACGGCTCAACACCGACATTCGGGATTTGACGAAAGTACTTACGAATTCACACACCCGGGCTGAAATCGCTGAAGAAGTCTGCGCGAGACTTGCAGCCTCAGAGCCGTATGAATTTGCGTGGCTCGGCGCACTTGAACCTAGCAGTGAGGAGGTTCTTCCAGAAGCATCTGCTGGTACCGGCGATACGTACCTAGATGAGCTCACAATTATCGTTGCTGAGGAGCCAACCGAGCATGAGCCGATCGGACACGCCATTCACGAACGAACACCGCAAGTCCGTAACAACATCCAGCAAGACCCACCGTTCGAACCGTGGCGGCAATCAGCAATCCAACACGGGTATCGATCAATGATCACTGTCCCCGTTGTGTATCAGGACACGTTATACGGCGTGTTATCTCTGTATGCCGCAGAGCCTAACGTATTCGATCAACTAGAGGTTGCTGTTCTCCAGGAACTCGGCGAGATGATTGGGTACGCATTCAATGCAGAAGAACGGAGACAAGCCTTCACGAGCGAGCAATCCATTGAACTTGCATTTGACGTTCACGAACGGACGGATTCACTGTTCGCTATGACGACTGAAGTGAAAGGGGAGTTCCATCTCGAAAATCTTGTTGAGCGGCGAGATGGGAGGACAACAATGTTCTTTGCTAACAAAGGTTGCGACCCTGAAGAGATGGTTGTGTGGGCTGAGAAACAGCCCTACATATCGGATCTCCGCTTGCTAACTGATCGTGACGAAGAGTGTTTGTTCGAATGCATTCTTGATGAGTCAACAGTCTGGTCGCAACTCCTTCAACGCGGGGCAATGGTTCTTGATGCGATTGCCACTCCTGATTCAACACAGATTGTGATCCGTATTCCACAGAGTGCCGACCCACGCACGTTCGACGCACTCTTAGAAGAACGTCTCGGGGATGTTGATCTCGTTGCACGCCGGGAATATGACGAACCGATCATGACTGCCCAAGAGTTCGAAGCCGAGTACAGGGAGCGCCTCACCGAGCGTCAAGACGAGGTGTTACAAACGGCGTACTACGCAGGGTATTTCGAGTGGCCCCGCGCGACGAAATCAGCGGAACTGGCCGATATTCTCGGTATCGCGCAACCGACTGTGAGCCGCCACATCCGCTCGAGCGAAGAGGAGTTTCTCTCGATGGTCTACGAGGACGAGGACGAGTAGGTGCTATGATCATAGCCCCTCCAGGTCTCCAGGGGTAGCGTGATACTGGCAACCCCTACCCGTGGAGGTCTGTAAGTAGGGAGTGTAGATGTCCCAGTCAAACTTCCAACTGCCCGAATCTGCACCAGTGAGTCAGCGAGTAACGCACGCGGTCGCAGAAACAACCAATACTGACCCGCTAGAGCTTGATCCGCTCTTCAACACCATTGACCCGGAGAGCATTAACGCACTCTTCGAGCCGACGAATACTGGATCTCAACGCGCAACGGGATCAGTGGCGTTTGAGTACGCGGGCTGCGATGTAACCGTCTTTGCTGACGGGACCGTTGAGGCGACTTCCTGTGAATCTCAGATTGAGGTACAGGCCAATCTGACCAGTCTAGATTGATTCGTTATGGAGACCTGTAAAACAGGAGAATCAGTTACGAGATGTGACTACTGTGGAGATGTAATTGAGACAGACGACTGGCATCCCGCACTCATCGTAGAAAACGACGAACCGCACATGCTCACGTTCTGTGAGCCGATATGCCGAGACAACTGGCAACAAGAATAACCCGAAAACGACACGATTCCCACAAATGAAATACTGCCTCCACTGCGACTGGTACACGAGCAAGACCGACGGTAGAGATCGAGACAACCAATCCCGCAAAGCACTTGACCACTTTCTCGACACAGGCCACTCAATCGAAACCGTGGACAGTTCTCCTGCCCCTAAGGAAATCCTCGGCAGCAACTTGTTACTGAGAAAATCGAAGAATGAGTGAGAGAGCCACTGGCGCTGCTACTGATTCAATGGCTCACATTCTCCTCATAGAAGACAACCATGGCGACGTTCGGCTCTTGCAGGAAGCAATGAAGAGGGCAGATATCGATCAAGAGCTTCATGTCGTTACTGATGGGGTAGAGGCGTTAAATTTTGTTCATCAGCGAGGCGAGTACACAGACGTCCCGTCTCCCGATTTCATCTTTCTTGATTTGAACCTTCCTCAGGTCAATGGGATTGATGTTTTGTGTGAACTTGATGAAGATAATCTCACATATGTTCCGACAATCATCTTAACAAGTTCTCAGGCAGACAAAGATATTCGTCAAGCGTACGAGTGCGGTGCAAATGCGTATCTGACGAAGCCAGCTGATCCAGATGAGTTCGTTGAGATGGTCCAGGCATTCTGGGATTTCTGGTTCCAATCAGTTGAACTCCCTGAAGCCGAATGAGATGTTAATCGAGTAACGGCCGACACCAGATCTCGGGACAAGGGGTAGGCAGTAACAACTCTCATTCATCATGGTGAGTTATGAATCCTCACACGTAGTTACCATCAGTACAGAGAATATAGTTACCAATGCGTTCATCTATTCTTTCTTTCACCTATCTACGTCTTCAAGAACAGACTCATCGTTGCTGAGAATGCGGAGATCGTCATCGCCACACGTGCAAGTGTCATCCCGTCCACTCCCAATTGGCCGTATTTCACCGTCAGGCCCGAGACGCACTGCATGAGCAGTCCCACAGTTTTCGCACACTGCTGCTGCCCGCTGTTGCTCATCTTCCGGCGCCATCTCTACAGTACTTTTTGTGATTATCCAGGTTAACTGTTTCCTGTCAATGGATACATGGTATGGTGACGGATAGTTCGCACATATAGTTACCGCTCAGTACAGGAGACACACATACCAGTTCGGGTCGAAATCTACCCGATTCCTGTCAAGAACCGTCTGTAAGATATAGAGGGCATATACAACTGACCGAGAGATATCTGTCGGTGAGAGAAAAGTTCAATTCCCGTCGCGTCCTATACGAAGGGTATGGAACGCTACGTTGATGGCTTCGTCATCCCAATTCCGAATGATAAACTCGATGCGTACCGCGAAATGGCCGACGAGGCAGGAAAACTCTGGATTGAACACGGTGCTCTCGAGTACTTCGAAGGGGTCGGAGACGACATGGAACCCGACATGGATGGGATGCCGATGATGACCTTCCCACAACTCGCAGAAACAGGAGACAACGAAACGGTCGTGTTCTCATTTATCGTGTTTGAGTCGCGGGACCACCGCGACGAGGTGAACGCGAAGGTGATGGAAGACCCCGCGATGGATCCGGACAGCTTCGATGAGGAGATGCCCTTCGACACGGAGCGCATGTCGTACGGCGGTTTTCGTTCCATCGTCAACTACGAAGCACCAACCGGTGGCATTGAATCAGCAACACCGGGCGAGAAGTGAACTACCCCACCTTACTCGCTCACGGTTTACGCCGTTCGCTCCTTGAGGAAGGGGACTTAGCGCCGAATTCCAATTAATCCCAACTGAACAGATTGTGTTGCACCGGCTCATGTGAAATAGTCTACCACTCGGACATTTCGCCAATACTGTTCAGACGTGGGAGTTCAATTTCCGTAATACTGGCTTCTAACCTCGATCTCGTTTTTAGCGTACTCTAGTGAGTCGAGTAGATCAATCAGGTACGACGATGTGAAGCGATTCCGCGGTCCCGTGATGCCGATAGCAGACACGAGGTTTCGGTCGTCGTCAAGGATCGGGACCGCGATACCCCGTACGCCTCGCAGGTGCTCCTCGTCGTCTACCGCGTATCCCTGCTGACGAATCCGCTCGAGTTCGCGTTCGAGTTTATCAGGGTCCGTGAACGTCCGTTCAGTTCCCCGGGGAAGGCCGTGGCGTTCGATGATTGTGGAACGCCGTGATGCCGGGATGTGTGCAAGAAGGGCCTTTCCTAGGGACGTCCAGTGCAGATGCGTATGGTTTCCGATAGGCAGTTCGTCACCGGCGGCCATGTCACCTGCACTTCGGGCCAAGATAACCCGCTTCCCCCGTTCCTCGACTG contains these protein-coding regions:
- a CDS encoding HalOD1 output domain-containing protein, which produces MSQSNFQLPESAPVSQRVTHAVAETTNTDPLELDPLFNTIDPESINALFEPTNTGSQRATGSVAFEYAGCDVTVFADGTVEATSCESQIEVQANLTSLD
- a CDS encoding IclR family transcriptional regulator, whose product is MSSNHTQKTISAVETSFDILRVLDELEPAGVSEIAEQLDTSTSTVFTHLNTLREEGYLVKDGTTYRRSLQFLADGGVIKQRCEAAQLLESKVVKLANSTGEIAGAAVEERGKRVILARSAGDMAAGDELPIGNHTHLHWTSLGKALLAHIPASRRSTIIERHGLPRGTERTFTDPDKLERELERIRQQGYAVDDEEHLRGVRGIAVPILDDDRNLVSAIGITGPRNRFTSSYLIDLLDSLEYAKNEIEVRSQYYGN
- a CDS encoding response regulator; the protein is MSERATGAATDSMAHILLIEDNHGDVRLLQEAMKRADIDQELHVVTDGVEALNFVHQRGEYTDVPSPDFIFLDLNLPQVNGIDVLCELDEDNLTYVPTIILTSSQADKDIRQAYECGANAYLTKPADPDEFVEMVQAFWDFWFQSVELPEAE
- a CDS encoding bacterio-opsin activator domain-containing protein, translating into MTSNSPSPEWDFETLVQAANAGIIAISSDATIQFANPHVEDIFGYSPDEILGEPFSMLLSDTDDETDHRGIDTHLSDSTVEQTTASVRLHGRHRDGHELSLDVIFTEFEKDGSQYMSAIIRDRTDQQSPERQLEALNRLSQEHAAADSSHSICDSTVETADVLFEYPIAAVELYDDEAGRLEPCSWTPTVENLTTDGRLFSGDQSPTWAAFAQQEMEVIPDVSARDDIDMANTPLRAALILPIDSYGVFIVGATDAHAFSESDVSLLNLLVSNTYAALERITRESDLEDQKEQLEEQTQSLDRVQRLNTDIRDLTKVLTNSHTRAEIAEEVCARLAASEPYEFAWLGALEPSSEEVLPEASAGTGDTYLDELTIIVAEEPTEHEPIGHAIHERTPQVRNNIQQDPPFEPWRQSAIQHGYRSMITVPVVYQDTLYGVLSLYAAEPNVFDQLEVAVLQELGEMIGYAFNAEERRQAFTSEQSIELAFDVHERTDSLFAMTTEVKGEFHLENLVERRDGRTTMFFANKGCDPEEMVVWAEKQPYISDLRLLTDRDEECLFECILDESTVWSQLLQRGAMVLDAIATPDSTQIVIRIPQSADPRTFDALLEERLGDVDLVARREYDEPIMTAQEFEAEYRERLTERQDEVLQTAYYAGYFEWPRATKSAELADILGIAQPTVSRHIRSSEEEFLSMVYEDEDE
- a CDS encoding HalOD1 output domain-containing protein; this encodes MESTQESVGAIEIVDSMNDIEFDADEDAFRAEYDSRRDQPSLAVVAMVAAIDDRDPIELSPLHFVIDMEALDDLFSETATDGMRSGCLSFSYEGFDVTVFSEGTIEVSPITNA
- a CDS encoding helix-turn-helix domain-containing protein — encoded protein: MAIEASFTVDQPEFPLNILFEELPDASIELDRVVPTNDAVIPYFWVHSENIGELTADPSDDEAVDEFRVIDELEEQMFVRIEWNLNHESVLTAIVNTDVTLLFGLGDAENWTFEVRSSDQKKVSEFQSYCRANEIPIELTQLHALSPLKSDREFDLTEGQRTTLVLAYSRGYFNSPRDATQDDIADELEITRQAVSSRLQRGLRRLVASTLVTTQE
- a CDS encoding DUF7576 family protein, which translates into the protein METCKTGESVTRCDYCGDVIETDDWHPALIVENDEPHMLTFCEPICRDNWQQE
- a CDS encoding DUF1428 domain-containing protein yields the protein MERYVDGFVIPIPNDKLDAYREMADEAGKLWIEHGALEYFEGVGDDMEPDMDGMPMMTFPQLAETGDNETVVFSFIVFESRDHRDEVNAKVMEDPAMDPDSFDEEMPFDTERMSYGGFRSIVNYEAPTGGIESATPGEK